The Streptomyces sp. GSL17-111 region CCCCGCACCCGCATCCCGCCGGAGCTGCTCACCCGCACCACCGACCCCGACGCGCTGGCCGGAGCCGACTGCGTCCTGGTCACCGTCAAGTCCGCCGCGACGGCCGCGGCCGCCCGCGAACTGGCCGGACGGCTGCGCCCGGACACCACCGTCGTCAGCTTCCAGAACGGACTGCACAACGCGCGCCTGCTGCGGGACGCCCTGCCGCAGGCCGTCGTGCTCGCCGGGATGGTGCCGTACAACGTCGTCCACACCGAGCCCGGCACGTTCCACCAGGGCACCACCGGGGCGCTGATGCTCGACGCCCACCCGGCCGCGCGTCCGCTGGTCGCGGCGCTGCGGGCGGCCGGGCTCGACGTCCAGCCGCGCGCGGACATGCCGCGCGTCCAGCACGCCAAGCTGCTGATGAACCTCAACAACGCCGTGAACGCCCTCTCCGGCCTCCCCCTGCGCGAACAACTCGGGCAGCGCGCCTACCGGCTGTGCCTCGCCCGGTGCCAGGAGGAGGCGCTGGCGGCGTTCGCCGCCGCAGGCATCCGTCCGGCCCGCCTGGGCCCCGTCCCGGCCCGCCTCACGCCCTGGGTGCTGCGCCTGCCGGACGCCCTCTTCCGCCGGGTGGCCGCCGCGAGCCTCGCCGTCGACGCCCACGCCCGCTCCTCGATGTGGGAGGACCTGGAGCGCGGACGCGCCACCGAGGTCGACGCACTCCAGGGCGAGGTCGTCGCGATGGCCCGACGCCACGGCCTCCCCGCCCCGGCCAACGCCCGCCTCGCCGCCCTCGTCCACGCCGCCGAACAGCCCGGCCCCCACCACCCCTGGACCGGCCCCGCCCTCCTCCACGCCCTCTCCCGCACCCCGGACGCGACGCCCGGCCGTCCCGCCGAACGCTGAACGACAGTGCTCCGAGTGCGACCCGCGTTTCCCGTTCCGTCAACCGAGCACGCTTGACCTGCTTGGCAGGGCTCGGGAGCATCGACACGGACACGGCACGCTGCCAGCAGGTGACAGAGGGGAACGCAGTCCATGAAGGTGACCAAACTGGTCAGT contains the following coding sequences:
- a CDS encoding 2-dehydropantoate 2-reductase, with translation MRVAVLGAGSIGCHLGGHLARHADVTLVGRPSVLDGLADGLTLSGAGRPRTRIPPELLTRTTDPDALAGADCVLVTVKSAATAAAARELAGRLRPDTTVVSFQNGLHNARLLRDALPQAVVLAGMVPYNVVHTEPGTFHQGTTGALMLDAHPAARPLVAALRAAGLDVQPRADMPRVQHAKLLMNLNNAVNALSGLPLREQLGQRAYRLCLARCQEEALAAFAAAGIRPARLGPVPARLTPWVLRLPDALFRRVAAASLAVDAHARSSMWEDLERGRATEVDALQGEVVAMARRHGLPAPANARLAALVHAAEQPGPHHPWTGPALLHALSRTPDATPGRPAER